In the Candidatus Rhodoblastus alkanivorans genome, one interval contains:
- a CDS encoding HlyD family type I secretion periplasmic adaptor subunit — MSATDETRAETKSAPAARGPAERRRRARPAPRRPALVTEFQSDAIEIEHRPPPRLARLTLYAVVALIATAIGWASVSHVDMIVVAQGKLITTRPNLVVQPLETSVIRDIRVRVGDRVRRGDVLATLDPTFSQADQDLLRNRVAAFDATIDRLRAELNGKVYVITDPANSDEILQRKIFLQRKSAYDAQIEDDDAQIASAQANLKTARDEEAVLVQRLDTTRSIETMRTTLMNKEIGSKLNFLLSRDARLEVESNLARIRGNIADDSHRVDKARADRKVFAEEFLRKAYEELVDTLTKRNSAAEDLKKAELRRKLIVLQAPADATVLQIADRTVGSVAREAETLFVLVPRDATLQAEVNVQGRDIGQVSVGQSARIKFEAFPFQKYGTAAGEVRVISEDAFSPDPKAETGRRDAAPYYRVLIDLKDTRLRAPEGRAPLLPGMAVTAEMKVGRRSVISYFLYPLMRGLDESIREY, encoded by the coding sequence ATGAGCGCAACCGACGAGACGCGGGCCGAGACGAAATCCGCGCCGGCGGCGCGCGGGCCGGCGGAGCGGCGCCGTCGGGCGCGGCCGGCGCCGCGACGGCCGGCTTTGGTCACGGAATTTCAGTCCGACGCCATAGAGATCGAGCACCGGCCGCCGCCGCGCCTCGCCCGCCTGACGCTCTATGCGGTCGTCGCTCTGATCGCGACGGCGATCGGCTGGGCGTCGGTTTCCCACGTCGACATGATCGTCGTCGCGCAGGGCAAGCTCATCACCACCCGGCCGAATCTCGTGGTCCAGCCGCTCGAAACCTCCGTGATCCGCGACATTCGCGTCAGGGTCGGCGACCGGGTCCGTCGCGGCGATGTGCTGGCGACTCTCGACCCGACCTTCTCCCAGGCCGATCAGGATCTTTTGCGCAACCGGGTGGCGGCGTTCGACGCCACGATCGACCGGCTGCGGGCGGAGCTGAACGGCAAGGTTTATGTCATTACGGACCCCGCCAATTCCGACGAGATTCTCCAGCGCAAAATCTTCCTGCAGCGCAAGAGCGCCTACGACGCCCAGATCGAGGATGACGACGCGCAGATCGCCTCCGCTCAGGCCAATCTCAAGACCGCTCGTGACGAGGAGGCGGTGCTGGTTCAGCGGCTCGACACCACCCGGTCGATCGAGACCATGCGCACCACGCTGATGAACAAGGAGATCGGGTCGAAGCTGAACTTCCTGCTGTCGCGTGACGCCCGCCTCGAAGTGGAGAGCAATCTGGCGCGGATTCGCGGCAATATCGCCGACGACTCGCATCGCGTCGACAAGGCGCGCGCGGATCGAAAAGTCTTCGCCGAGGAATTTCTGCGCAAGGCCTATGAGGAGCTTGTCGACACGCTGACCAAGCGCAACAGCGCGGCGGAAGATCTCAAGAAGGCGGAGTTGCGTCGCAAGCTGATCGTGCTTCAGGCGCCGGCCGACGCCACCGTTCTGCAGATCGCCGACCGGACGGTCGGCTCGGTGGCGCGCGAAGCGGAGACTCTCTTCGTTCTCGTGCCTCGCGACGCGACGCTGCAGGCCGAAGTGAATGTCCAGGGAAGAGACATCGGCCAGGTGTCGGTCGGCCAATCGGCGCGGATCAAGTTCGAGGCCTTCCCGTTCCAGAAATATGGAACGGCCGCGGGAGAGGTCAGAGTCATCAGCGAGGACGCCTTTTCGCCGGACCCGAAAGCCGAAACGGGGCGCCGTGACGCCGCGCCCTATTATCGCGTCCTGATCGACCTGAAGGATACGCGTCTGCGGGCGCCGGAGGGACGCGCGCCACTGCTTCCGGGCATGGCGGTGACCGCCGAGATGAAGGTCGGTCGCCGCAGCGTGATTTCCTATTTCCTCTATCCGCTCATGCGTGGACTGGACGAGAGCATCCGCGAATATTGA
- a CDS encoding peptidase domain-containing ABC transporter — MSQPISVDVPKRRPKKWFSAFRNNKAGKAAVGSDPAEAPPAPVVEVAAPPDIEVAAAPAEDSGEAARTGLECLSLIAGRHGVELSAERLRHAYAVDGGALAATQLLRMAKDAGLRARSARLDWKVLLRLGEAYPALLRLDNGNWIVVLGPGEAPDGGEAVVVFDPLADRRYEPLVVEKELFCARWSGDAILMKRESRLADGRPAFGLRWFVPELLRQWRLFIDVAVAAILLYALGLALPIFFQLVIDKVLVHESFTTLYVLAAGAAAALSFEAVFTFLRRYLLLYATNKVDIRVATQTFGHLLGLPVSFFEHISAGVLVKHMQQAARIREFLTGRLFLTTLDALSLVVFIPVLLLYSVKLTFVVLAFTALSALVVMTLMGPFRRRLADLYQAEGARQALLVETVHGMRTVKSLAMEPMQGRRWDERCAQAVTMRFGVEKISAGAQALTGFLEKIMTLGIITLGAFDVFNGVMTIGALVAFNMLAGRVSGPLVQMVAMVHEYQEVALAVKMLGEVMNQKPEREGKSEGLRPEIAGGIEFENVSFRYGPEGAPALDDVSFSVEPGSIFGIVGRSGSGKTTLTRLISGIYAAQQGVLRIDGADSREIDLAHLRNSLGVVLQDNFLFRGTVRENIACVKRDATFAEVAHAARLAGADEFIERLPRGFDTMLEEDGSNLSGGQKQRLAIARALVVDPRILILDEATSALDSESELIIRRNLRRIAAGRTVIIVSHRLSMLADSNQILVIDRGRIVDVDSHDRLLSKCTIYRHLWNQQMRHVA; from the coding sequence ATGTCTCAGCCAATTTCCGTTGACGTCCCCAAGCGTCGCCCGAAAAAGTGGTTCTCGGCCTTTCGCAACAACAAGGCCGGGAAAGCCGCAGTCGGGAGCGATCCGGCCGAAGCGCCGCCGGCGCCGGTAGTCGAGGTTGCGGCGCCGCCGGACATCGAAGTCGCGGCGGCTCCGGCGGAAGATTCCGGCGAGGCCGCGCGCACCGGCCTGGAATGTCTATCGCTGATCGCGGGCCGTCACGGTGTCGAACTCTCGGCGGAGCGCCTGCGGCACGCCTATGCCGTCGATGGCGGAGCGCTCGCCGCGACGCAATTGCTGCGCATGGCCAAGGACGCGGGCCTGCGCGCGCGCAGCGCGCGGCTCGACTGGAAAGTCCTGCTCCGGCTCGGGGAAGCCTATCCCGCGCTGCTTCGCCTCGACAACGGCAATTGGATCGTGGTTCTCGGACCCGGAGAGGCGCCCGATGGCGGCGAGGCGGTCGTCGTGTTCGATCCGCTCGCGGATCGCCGCTACGAGCCTCTCGTGGTCGAAAAGGAACTGTTTTGCGCCCGGTGGTCCGGCGACGCGATCCTCATGAAACGCGAATCGCGCCTGGCTGACGGAAGGCCGGCCTTCGGCCTGCGCTGGTTCGTTCCCGAGCTTCTGCGCCAATGGCGGCTGTTCATCGACGTCGCCGTCGCCGCGATCCTGCTCTATGCGCTTGGCCTCGCTTTGCCGATCTTCTTCCAACTCGTCATCGACAAGGTGCTGGTGCACGAGAGCTTCACGACCCTTTACGTGCTTGCGGCGGGCGCCGCGGCGGCGCTCTCGTTCGAAGCTGTATTCACCTTCCTGCGGCGCTATCTTCTGCTCTACGCCACCAACAAGGTCGATATCCGCGTCGCGACCCAGACCTTCGGCCATCTGCTTGGGCTTCCTGTCTCCTTCTTCGAGCATATTTCGGCCGGCGTGCTGGTGAAGCACATGCAGCAGGCGGCGCGGATCCGGGAGTTTCTGACCGGGCGGCTGTTCCTGACCACGCTCGACGCGCTTTCGCTCGTCGTCTTCATTCCCGTCCTGCTGCTCTACAGCGTCAAGCTCACTTTCGTCGTGCTGGCCTTTACCGCGTTGAGCGCCTTGGTGGTCATGACGCTGATGGGGCCGTTCCGGCGCCGCCTCGCCGATCTCTATCAGGCGGAAGGCGCGCGCCAGGCGCTGCTCGTCGAGACCGTCCACGGCATGCGCACGGTCAAGTCATTGGCCATGGAGCCTATGCAGGGCCGCAGATGGGACGAGCGTTGCGCCCAGGCGGTGACCATGCGCTTCGGCGTCGAGAAGATTTCGGCGGGCGCCCAGGCGCTGACCGGTTTTCTGGAAAAAATCATGACGCTCGGGATCATCACGCTGGGCGCATTCGACGTGTTCAACGGCGTGATGACCATTGGCGCCCTGGTCGCCTTCAACATGCTGGCCGGGCGGGTTTCGGGACCGCTGGTGCAGATGGTCGCCATGGTCCACGAATATCAGGAAGTCGCCCTGGCGGTGAAGATGCTTGGCGAGGTGATGAATCAGAAGCCCGAGCGCGAGGGCAAAAGCGAAGGCCTGCGGCCGGAAATCGCGGGCGGGATCGAATTCGAGAATGTCTCCTTCCGCTACGGCCCGGAGGGCGCGCCGGCGCTGGACGACGTCTCGTTTTCGGTCGAGCCCGGCTCGATCTTCGGGATCGTCGGCCGCAGCGGCTCCGGCAAGACGACGCTGACGCGCCTGATCTCGGGCATTTACGCGGCGCAGCAGGGGGTGCTGCGGATCGACGGCGCCGATTCCCGCGAGATCGATCTCGCGCATCTGCGCAACAGCCTCGGCGTCGTGCTGCAGGACAATTTTCTGTTTCGCGGCACGGTGCGCGAGAACATCGCCTGCGTGAAGCGCGACGCGACTTTCGCCGAGGTCGCGCACGCCGCGCGATTGGCGGGCGCCGACGAATTCATCGAGCGTCTGCCGCGCGGCTTCGACACCATGCTTGAAGAGGACGGCTCGAATCTTTCGGGCGGACAGAAGCAGCGCCTCGCCATCGCGCGGGCGCTCGTCGTCGATCCGCGCATTCTCATCCTCGACGAGGCGACGAGCGCGCTGGATTCGGAAAGCGAGCTGATCATCCGCCGCAACCTCCGCCGGATCGCGGCGGGACGGACGGTGATCATCGTGTCGCACCGGCTGTCGATGCTCGCCGACTCCAACCAGATCCTGGTGATCGACCGCGGCCGGATCGTCGACGTCGACTCCCATGACCGGCTGCTGTCGAAATGCACGATCTACCGGCATTTGTGGAACCAGCAGATGAGGCACGTCGCATGA
- a CDS encoding DUF4082 domain-containing protein produces MPNETENLAFAANQSLDQTQPLLASPATTPPAAPVIASWSPDSGVVGDGLTNASQLTFTGTAADSATVNIFDDATLIGTVTADATGAWSLTTPALPDGSQVFTATATDSAGQTSAASSPLSVIVDTTPPAAPVLTGESIVNVNQVVLTGTAEANSAIKIYNGTTVIGTGITDAKGAFSVTTVPLPAGSYDFTATATDAAGNVSAMSAPIDPVTGTPNAIVAENQLAGTPMSVWWVDPGQDSTKLEGFTTQMGTNVGGTVQFKIDNLTGNGSYTISIYRLGYYGGDGARLVTTINHSGGVIAQPAALTDPSTGLVDAGNWSVTDSWNVPTTAVSGVYIANVTQGSQVFQIPFIVSDPSSTSDIIFQTADETWQAYNPWGGADLYAGNGPGYNGSAYAVSYNRPITTRDSSYPGFGSLYGSSNDMVFSAEFPTIYWLEQNGYNVSYISGQQLATAPNDSLLLNHKVYMDSGHDEYWTDQQYANVQAAGQAGVSLMFLSGNEAYWQTRFAPSIDATSDPNRTLVSYKDTHANTLIDPSGTATSTFMDARFASTGGLAGTPSNALTGQVFSVDSERFDTLTIPYGMTQLRIWDNTAVANTQPGGTASLQPGILGYEWDSSPDNGFRPGGLVSLSSTTLQVSTLLLDYGNTTGNGTATHNLVEFRDPVSGALVFSTGTVFWSWGLSDQHDVYQGTLQPVDPSVQQATVNVLADMGVQPQTLQASLVLASATTDHTAPTSYITSLSTTSIVEGSQMTVTGTATDVGGVIGGVEVSTDGGNTWHPATSNVGAATVSWSYTFKAGAAGTFKVESRAVDDSINLETPSDATSYTVLPSSNLSIFSATATPAVANTPDNSPIEVGVKFVSADAGMITGIRFYKGSQNTGTHIGDLWSSSGQLLASATFSNETSSGWQQVSFASPVAIQAGQTYIASYWTSSGYYSTTNFYFDNAGTTNGALTATGSGLNGVYAYGSGPIFPNNVSFTNSDNYWVDVVFDDTNSGGPQANSDSGFTVTENGSISIAASALLANDTDTNGLSLSLTGVSGPVNGTVSYNSQTQMVTFTPTANYAGLASFLYTIKDTSGASATGAVSLNVTYPVSAQSLFGTNVTPAEVNSNDGSPVELGVKFTATTNGKITGIRFYKGTANVGTHIGDLWSSSGQLLATATFTNETSSGWQQVNFSTPVAITAGTTYVAAYHTNGYYSDTANYFTSPVTNGNLTAPTAGNGVYAYGSTDIFPTNTYKATNYWVDVVFNGSSGGLPPVANNDSGFSTVENTALNIAASALLANDTDPNGLTLSIAGVSGPVNGTVSYNSQTQTVTFTPTTGYTGAANFTYSITDADGGTASANVALTVNVAPPPVANNDSGFSTNANTALSIAASALLANDTDPNGLPLSITGVSSPANGTVSYNSQTQIVTFTPTSNYTGPASFTYSITDADGGTASANVALTVGNSTVTTENLFSLTSTPTSVTVNDPSAVELGVKFTADANGSITGIRFYKGPSNTGTHIGDLWSSTGTLLASATFTGETASGWQQVNFSTPVAITAGVTYVAAYHTNVGEYSASANYFSSNVVSGDLTAPASGNGVYAYGATDTFPTSTYNATNYWVDVVYTKVIQPPPVANNDSGFSTVENTALNIAASALLANDTDPNGLTLSIAGVSSPVNGTVSYNSQTQTVTFTPTTGYTGPANFTYSITDAGGGTASASVALTVNAAPPPVANNDSGFSTNLNTALNIPAAALLANDTDPNGLPLSITGVSSPVNGTVSYNSQTQTVTFTPTSNYTGPANFTYSITDADGGTASANVALTVSNSVATESLFGTTSTPATVTVNDPNAIELGVKFTAAANGSITGIRFYKGPSNTGTHIADLWSSTGTLLASATFTGETASGWQQVNFSTPVAITAGMTYVAAYHTNVGEYSASGNYFTSNVVSGDLTAPASGNGVYAYGGTDTFPTSTYNATNYWVDVVYTKSTGVLAPVANNDSGFVTTENTALAINASQLLANDTDPNGLTPSITGVSSPVNGTVSYNSQTQVVTFTPTSNYAGAASFTYSITDADGGTASANVALTVNNPNTATLFSASSTPSIVTVNDPNAVELGVKFTSSQSGAISGIRFYKGPQNTGTHVADLWSSTGTLLATATFTNETTSGWQEADFSTPVNIAAGTTYVASYHTNTGEYSADPNLFATSLANGPLTAPSSSSSGGNGVYAYGGSSLFPTNSYNATSYGVDVVFKAQLAA; encoded by the coding sequence ATGCCCAATGAAACCGAAAATCTCGCGTTTGCCGCCAACCAATCGCTTGACCAGACCCAGCCGCTTCTGGCGTCGCCGGCGACCACGCCGCCCGCCGCCCCAGTCATCGCGTCCTGGTCGCCCGACTCAGGCGTGGTCGGCGATGGGCTCACCAACGCCAGTCAACTGACGTTCACGGGGACCGCCGCGGATAGCGCCACGGTCAATATCTTTGACGACGCGACCCTGATCGGGACGGTGACGGCGGATGCGACCGGCGCCTGGAGCTTGACCACCCCGGCGCTCCCAGACGGCAGCCAGGTCTTCACGGCCACGGCGACCGACAGCGCGGGCCAGACGAGCGCGGCGTCGAGTCCGCTCAGCGTGATTGTGGACACGACGCCGCCGGCGGCGCCGGTCCTGACGGGCGAGTCGATCGTCAACGTCAACCAGGTGGTGCTGACGGGAACGGCCGAGGCGAACAGCGCGATCAAGATCTATAATGGAACAACCGTAATCGGGACCGGCATAACCGACGCCAAAGGCGCCTTCAGCGTGACCACGGTTCCGCTGCCGGCCGGCTCCTATGATTTCACCGCGACCGCGACCGACGCCGCCGGCAATGTCAGCGCCATGTCGGCGCCGATCGACCCGGTGACGGGGACGCCGAACGCCATCGTCGCGGAGAACCAGCTTGCGGGCACGCCGATGAGCGTCTGGTGGGTCGATCCGGGCCAGGATTCGACCAAGTTGGAAGGCTTCACCACCCAGATGGGGACCAATGTCGGCGGCACAGTCCAGTTCAAGATCGATAACCTGACCGGCAATGGCAGCTACACCATCAGCATTTACCGGTTGGGTTATTACGGCGGCGACGGGGCGCGTCTCGTCACCACTATCAATCATAGCGGCGGCGTCATCGCCCAGCCCGCGGCCCTGACCGATCCCTCGACCGGGCTGGTCGACGCCGGCAACTGGAGCGTCACCGATTCCTGGAATGTGCCGACAACCGCAGTGTCCGGCGTCTATATCGCCAATGTCACCCAAGGGAGCCAGGTCTTCCAGATTCCCTTCATCGTCAGCGACCCCAGCTCGACCAGCGACATCATCTTCCAGACCGCCGACGAAACCTGGCAGGCGTACAATCCCTGGGGCGGCGCCGACCTCTATGCCGGCAACGGTCCTGGCTACAATGGCTCGGCCTATGCGGTCAGCTACAATCGCCCTATCACCACTCGCGACAGCAGCTATCCTGGATTCGGCAGCCTTTATGGCTCGTCCAACGACATGGTGTTCTCGGCCGAGTTTCCGACAATCTACTGGCTCGAACAGAACGGCTACAACGTCAGCTATATTTCTGGTCAACAACTCGCCACCGCTCCTAACGACTCTTTGCTGCTCAATCACAAAGTCTATATGGACAGCGGCCACGACGAATACTGGACAGACCAGCAATATGCGAATGTTCAGGCCGCGGGGCAAGCCGGCGTCAGCCTCATGTTCCTGAGCGGCAACGAAGCCTATTGGCAGACGCGGTTCGCGCCGAGCATCGACGCGACCAGCGACCCCAACCGCACCCTGGTCTCATATAAGGACACTCACGCCAACACCTTGATCGATCCCTCGGGAACGGCGACCAGCACCTTCATGGACGCGCGCTTCGCCTCGACCGGCGGGCTGGCGGGAACGCCGTCCAACGCCCTGACGGGGCAGGTCTTCTCGGTCGATTCCGAGCGTTTCGACACACTCACCATTCCCTATGGCATGACGCAGCTGCGCATCTGGGACAATACCGCCGTCGCCAACACGCAGCCTGGCGGAACCGCCTCGCTCCAACCGGGCATCCTCGGTTACGAATGGGATTCGTCGCCGGACAACGGTTTCCGGCCCGGCGGCCTGGTCAGCCTGTCTTCGACGACGCTGCAGGTCAGCACCCTTCTGCTCGACTATGGCAATACGACCGGGAACGGGACGGCGACCCACAATCTGGTCGAATTCCGCGATCCCGTCAGCGGCGCGCTCGTCTTCAGCACAGGCACCGTGTTCTGGTCGTGGGGTCTGTCCGACCAGCATGACGTCTATCAGGGCACGCTGCAGCCGGTCGACCCCAGCGTTCAGCAGGCGACGGTCAATGTCCTCGCCGATATGGGCGTTCAGCCTCAGACATTGCAGGCGAGTCTCGTGCTGGCGTCGGCTACGACGGACCATACCGCGCCGACCTCGTATATCACCAGTCTCTCGACCACGAGCATTGTCGAGGGAAGCCAGATGACGGTGACTGGAACTGCGACCGACGTCGGCGGCGTGATTGGCGGGGTCGAGGTCTCAACCGACGGAGGGAATACCTGGCATCCCGCCACGAGCAATGTCGGCGCGGCGACCGTGTCGTGGTCCTATACCTTCAAGGCGGGCGCTGCGGGAACTTTCAAGGTGGAAAGCCGCGCTGTCGATGACAGCATCAATCTCGAAACGCCGAGCGACGCGACCTCCTATACGGTCCTGCCCTCGTCCAATCTGTCGATCTTCAGCGCCACGGCGACTCCTGCGGTCGCCAACACGCCCGACAACAGCCCGATCGAGGTTGGGGTCAAGTTCGTGTCCGCGGACGCGGGCATGATCACCGGGATAAGATTTTACAAGGGGTCGCAGAATACCGGAACCCATATCGGCGATCTCTGGTCGTCGAGCGGCCAGTTGCTCGCCAGCGCGACCTTCTCCAATGAGACCTCCAGCGGCTGGCAGCAGGTCAGTTTCGCGTCGCCCGTCGCGATTCAGGCTGGTCAAACCTACATCGCGTCCTATTGGACCAGTTCCGGCTATTATTCGACCACCAATTTCTATTTCGACAATGCCGGCACGACCAATGGCGCCCTGACGGCGACCGGAAGCGGCCTCAATGGCGTCTACGCCTATGGCTCGGGTCCGATCTTCCCCAATAATGTTTCTTTCACCAACAGCGACAATTATTGGGTCGACGTCGTCTTCGACGACACCAATTCGGGGGGGCCGCAGGCCAATAGCGACAGCGGATTCACCGTCACCGAAAACGGCTCGATCTCGATCGCCGCTTCGGCCCTGCTCGCCAATGACACGGACACCAACGGCCTGTCCTTGTCGCTGACCGGCGTGAGCGGGCCGGTGAATGGGACAGTGAGCTATAATTCCCAGACCCAGATGGTCACCTTCACGCCGACCGCAAATTATGCTGGATTGGCGAGCTTCCTTTATACGATCAAGGATACGAGCGGCGCCTCCGCAACGGGCGCGGTGTCGCTCAACGTCACCTATCCCGTTTCGGCCCAGAGCCTGTTCGGCACCAATGTCACGCCGGCCGAGGTCAATTCCAACGACGGCAGTCCCGTCGAACTTGGCGTCAAGTTCACGGCGACGACGAATGGAAAGATCACGGGCATACGCTTCTACAAGGGAACCGCAAACGTCGGCACGCATATCGGCGACCTTTGGAGCTCCTCGGGCCAGTTGCTGGCGACCGCGACCTTTACCAACGAGACGTCGAGCGGCTGGCAGCAGGTGAATTTCTCGACGCCAGTCGCGATCACCGCCGGCACGACCTATGTCGCGGCCTACCATACCAATGGCTATTATTCCGACACCGCGAATTATTTCACGTCGCCGGTGACCAACGGCAATCTGACGGCGCCGACCGCTGGCAATGGCGTCTATGCCTATGGCTCGACCGACATTTTCCCCACCAACACCTATAAGGCCACCAATTACTGGGTCGATGTCGTCTTCAACGGCTCCTCGGGGGGGCTGCCGCCGGTCGCGAACAATGACAGCGGCTTTTCGACGGTCGAGAACACCGCGCTCAACATTGCCGCCTCGGCGCTGCTGGCCAACGACACCGATCCCAACGGCCTGACCCTGTCGATCGCCGGGGTGAGCGGCCCGGTCAATGGAACGGTGAGCTACAATTCCCAGACCCAGACGGTCACCTTCACGCCGACGACGGGCTATACCGGGGCGGCAAACTTCACTTATTCGATCACCGACGCCGACGGCGGAACCGCCTCCGCCAATGTCGCTTTGACGGTGAATGTGGCGCCGCCGCCCGTCGCGAACAATGACAGCGGCTTTTCGACCAATGCGAACACCGCGCTCAGCATTGCCGCTTCCGCGCTGCTGGCAAACGACACCGATCCCAACGGTCTGCCTCTGTCGATCACCGGGGTGAGCAGTCCGGCAAACGGAACGGTGAGCTACAATTCCCAGACGCAGATCGTCACTTTCACGCCGACCAGCAATTACACCGGGCCGGCGAGCTTCACCTATTCGATCACCGACGCCGACGGCGGAACAGCCTCCGCCAATGTCGCTTTGACGGTGGGCAATTCCACCGTGACGACGGAAAACCTGTTCAGTCTGACCTCGACCCCGACATCCGTCACCGTCAACGACCCCAGCGCGGTTGAACTCGGCGTGAAATTCACCGCCGACGCCAATGGCTCGATCACCGGCATCCGCTTCTACAAGGGTCCGTCGAACACCGGGACACATATCGGCGATTTGTGGAGTTCGACGGGAACGCTGCTCGCCAGCGCGACCTTCACCGGCGAGACCGCGAGCGGCTGGCAGCAGGTGAATTTCTCGACGCCGGTCGCGATCACCGCAGGCGTGACCTATGTCGCCGCCTATCACACCAATGTCGGCGAATATTCGGCCAGCGCCAATTATTTCTCATCGAATGTGGTGAGCGGCGACCTCACCGCGCCGGCTTCCGGCAATGGCGTCTATGCCTATGGCGCGACCGACACCTTCCCGACCAGCACCTATAACGCGACCAATTATTGGGTGGATGTCGTTTATACCAAAGTCATTCAACCGCCGCCGGTCGCGAACAATGACAGCGGCTTTTCGACAGTCGAGAACACCGCGCTCAATATTGCCGCCTCCGCGCTGCTGGCCAACGACACCGATCCCAACGGCCTGACTCTGTCCATCGCCGGGGTGAGCAGCCCGGTGAACGGAACGGTGAGCTATAATTCCCAGACACAGACGGTCACCTTCACCCCGACGACCGGCTACACCGGGCCGGCGAACTTCACTTATTCGATCACCGACGCTGGCGGCGGAACCGCCTCCGCCAGTGTCGCGCTGACGGTGAATGCGGCGCCGCCGCCCGTCGCCAATAACGACAGCGGCTTTTCGACCAATCTGAACACCGCGCTCAACATTCCTGCGGCCGCGCTGCTCGCCAACGACACCGATCCCAACGGCCTGCCTCTGTCGATCACCGGGGTGAGCAGTCCGGTGAACGGAACGGTGAGCTATAATTCGCAGACCCAGACGGTCACATTCACGCCGACCAGCAATTACACCGGGCCGGCGAACTTCACTTATTCGATCACCGACGCCGACGGCGGAACGGCCTCCGCCAATGTCGCTTTGACGGTCTCGAATTCCGTAGCGACGGAAAGCCTGTTCGGCACGACCTCGACTCCGGCGACCGTCACCGTCAACGACCCGAACGCCATCGAACTCGGCGTGAAATTCACCGCCGCCGCCAATGGCTCGATCACCGGCATCCGCTTCTACAAGGGCCCGTCGAATACCGGGACCCATATCGCCGATTTGTGGAGTTCGACGGGAACGCTGCTCGCCAGCGCGACCTTCACCGGCGAGACCGCGAGCGGCTGGCAGCAGGTGAATTTCTCGACGCCGGTCGCGATCACCGCCGGCATGACCTATGTCGCCGCCTATCACACCAATGTCGGCGAATATTCGGCCAGCGGCAATTATTTCACGTCGAATGTGGTGAGCGGCGATCTGACCGCGCCGGCTTCCGGCAATGGCGTCTATGCCTATGGCGGAACCGACACATTCCCGACCAGCACCTATAACGCGACCAATTATTGGGTCGATGTCGTTTATACGAAATCCACTGGCGTGCTGGCGCCCGTCGCCAATAATGACAGCGGCTTCGTAACGACCGAGAACACGGCGCTCGCGATCAACGCCTCCCAGTTGCTCGCCAACGACACCGATCCCAACGGCCTGACGCCGTCGATCACCGGGGTGAGCAGCCCGGTGAACGGAACGGTGAGCTATAATTCCCAGACGCAGGTCGTCACCTTCACGCCGACCAGCAATTACGCCGGCGCGGCGAGCTTCACTTATTCGATCACCGACGCCGACGGCGGGACCGCTTCCGCCAATGTCGCGCTGACGGTGAACAATCCGAATACGGCGACCCTTTTCAGCGCAAGCTCGACGCCGTCGATCGTCACCGTCAACGATCCCAACGCGGTCGAACTCGGTGTCAAGTTCACGTCATCGCAGAGTGGCGCGATCAGCGGCATAAGGTTCTACAAGGGGCCGCAAAATACCGGAACCCATGTCGCCGATCTGTGGAGCTCGACCGGGACGCTGCTCGCCACCGCGACCTTCACCAACGAGACCACGAGCGGCTGGCAGGAGGCCGATTTCTCCACGCCGGTCAATATTGCCGCGGGGACGACCTATGTCGCGTCTTACCATACCAATACCGGGGAATATTCGGCCGATCCGAACCTGTTCGCGACCTCGCTTGCCAACGGACCGCTCACGGCGCCGTCGTCATCGAGCAGCGGCGGCAATGGCGTCTATGCCTATGGCGGTTCGAGCCTCTTCCCCACCAACTCGTATAACGCCACGAGCTATGGCGTGGACGTCGTTTTCAAGGCGCAACTGGCGGCATAG